A window of the Sabethes cyaneus chromosome 1, idSabCyanKW18_F2, whole genome shotgun sequence genome harbors these coding sequences:
- the LOC128745838 gene encoding uncharacterized protein LOC128745838 gives MRELSTDLGVDDNLLRMLFVKRLPPKIQPILACHEGTIEKLAEMADTITDCSNGQLSAAEIVRDEQVSSNNSKLVEQIDLLTAEIRRLKAPGPTRSRSFSRNRNVSRSPSRPGICWYHRNYGNDARQCREPCSWNSKN, from the coding sequence ATGAGAGAACTCTCAACAGATTTGGGTGTCGACGATAATTTGTTAAGAATGTTGTTCGTTAAGCGACTTCCACCAAAAATTCAACCGATTTTAGCGTGCCATGAGGGGACAATTGAGAAGCTTGCAGAGATGGCAGATACGATCACCGATTGCTCCAACGGTCAGCTTTCTGCAGCAGAGATAGTCCGCGACGAGCAAGTATCCAGCAACAATAGCAAGCTGGTCGAGCAAATCGACCTTCTTACAGCAGAAATTCGTCGGCTAAAAGCTCCCGGTCCTACACGAAGCAGATCCTTctcacgaaacagaaatgtttcGCGCTCGCCATCACGGCCTGGTATTTGCTGGTATCATCGAAATTATGGTAACGACGCACGACAGTGCCGTGAACCGTGCTCTTGGAATTCAAAAAACTAA